A portion of the Cellulophaga algicola DSM 14237 genome contains these proteins:
- a CDS encoding peptidylprolyl isomerase has product MKLFSTFSSLLFACIFIYSCQEKQKDTETPSEKRQRIELVTNKGTMVIALYNDTPLHRDNFINLVQHKAYDSLLFHRVISNFMIQAGDPESRSAKANDTLGEGDVPYRVKAEILPHLFHKKGVLAAARDGNPERASSGMQFYIVQGKIYNDSLLTIAEKRINGWLAEHYIRTDRAHSYLLDSLQHHSASGNNTKYMLYKDSITNWAAHSEEFKAYTIPEDQRTVYKTLGGVPHLDQNYTVFGEVIEGLPIIDSIATTDIGEFDRPTEDVRIITMRLVE; this is encoded by the coding sequence ATGAAATTATTTTCAACATTTTCTTCCCTCCTATTTGCATGCATCTTTATTTATAGTTGCCAAGAAAAACAAAAGGATACCGAGACTCCCTCAGAAAAAAGACAACGTATAGAACTAGTTACGAATAAAGGAACTATGGTTATAGCGCTTTATAATGATACACCACTTCATCGTGATAACTTTATTAATCTAGTACAGCACAAGGCCTATGATAGTCTTCTATTTCATAGAGTTATCTCTAATTTTATGATTCAGGCAGGAGATCCTGAAAGCAGAAGTGCAAAGGCTAATGACACTTTAGGAGAAGGTGATGTTCCTTATCGTGTGAAAGCAGAAATTTTGCCTCATCTTTTTCATAAAAAAGGGGTTTTAGCTGCTGCCCGTGATGGTAACCCTGAACGCGCCTCTAGTGGAATGCAATTCTATATTGTTCAAGGAAAAATATATAATGATAGCCTATTAACTATTGCAGAAAAGAGAATAAATGGGTGGTTAGCAGAACATTATATTAGAACAGACCGTGCACACAGCTATCTTTTAGATTCATTACAGCATCATAGCGCTAGCGGAAATAACACAAAATACATGCTATATAAAGATAGCATTACTAACTGGGCTGCACATTCTGAGGAATTCAAAGCCTATACTATTCCTGAAGATCAGCGCACAGTTTATAAAACACTAGGGGGTGTACCTCATTTAGATCAGAATTATACTGTTTTTGGGGAAGTTATTGAAGGCTTGCCTATTATAGATTCTATTGCCACTACTGACATTGGAGAATTTGACAGGCCCACTGAGGATGTCCGTATTATAACTATGCGTTTAGTAGAGTAA